The following are encoded together in the Macadamia integrifolia cultivar HAES 741 chromosome 10, SCU_Mint_v3, whole genome shotgun sequence genome:
- the LOC122090841 gene encoding ELKS/Rab6-interacting/CAST family member 1-like encodes MARKKSSQNLHQEEQVTQIEKPHETNMEDPSEKLASLKSLNALLLKETVERRQQVNALVQSKEALESEISRSWIEKQRLESEKKFFEEETIVAELEQRLTLAFVSSQLNQQAESLRNEIRRADEDMRSQTAIFKAKLEEKINEKEKARRETETKVVEQQTEIDQISEDFRRYRDEVREDLILKQKEADRLRSTVVELEKSNAEAREEIGRLQMERDEVRQEMERKYQDLKREMESAVREREEIEAARNEQVREIGSLKKSVDALTADLSSEREVYSRVLREKDLIQQELDNHMEEIKRLTSTLLALEKNISETHEELLQLQTEHKLLREYKEKMERSLAALERDKASAERSLTQSSQQIEGLTREITELVADKKKIQNERTQQAVEITELQKEVAQLSATISNLQKQEEILQLRISELGKSNTDAREKQEQLLIEFNALVEEKKEREIVLDELLKEKFSVTESLEESLRQQEEQGRKMEEIAIEKAEIEQVKIKLEAEIFQLHEEMSKLRATASTLQESCLEHEKNNIQLQSEAIQNRDALERVALEKDDALKLLDKEKKELSILRLKILELEKKVEETKEELAQLSTERDGLVEEKKEGGRSLQLLNEEKASLQMALSEAQQGLEDLQVKMTSTNKLSEQTLSMLKDTVNLVRGPVQDKKDGKGEAIFDAEKNNGEIRPFAAELEVIKRAFRNREAKVEYLSQQIKSLENSVMEAQKRKGFWTLLSSATTIFAAASVAYVARGR; translated from the coding sequence ATGGCGAGGAAGAAATCTTCCCAGAACCTCCACCAGGAGGAGCAGGTCACCCAGATAGAGAAGCCCCACGAGACTAACATGGAGGATCCCTCAGAAAAGCTCGCCAGTTTGAAATCTCTCAATGCTCTTCTTCTCAAAGAAACCGTCGAGCGGAGACAACAAGTCAATGCTCTTGTTCAATCCAAAGAGGCACTCGAATCGGAGATCTCTCGGTCTTGGATCGAGAAACAGAGATTGGAGTCGGAGAAGAAGTTCTTCGAAGAAGAAACTATCGTAGCCGAACTTGAACAGAGATTAACCTTAGCTTTCGTATCTTCTCAACTCAATCAACAAGCTGAGAGCTTGAGGAACGAAATAAGGAGAGCAGATGAAGATATGAGATCTCAAACTGCTATTTTTAAGGCTAAGCTGGAGGAGAAAATCAATGAGAAGGAGAAAGCACGGAGGGAAACGGAGACGAAGGTGGTAGAGCAACAGACAGAGATTGACCAGATCAGCGAAGACTTTCGTAGGTACAGGGATGAAGTCCGAGAGGATCTAATTCTGAAACAGAAGGAGGCGGATCGGTTGAGGTCAACGGTAGTGGAGCTGGAGAAGAGTAATGCTGAGGCTCGTGAGGAGATTGGACGTTTACAAATGGAACGCGATGAAGTTCGACAAGAGATGGAGAGGAAGTatcaagatttgaagagagagatggaaagtGCTGTTAGGGAGAGGGAAGAGATTGAGGCGGCAAGGAACGAACAGGTTCGTGAAATTGGCTCCTTGAAGAAATCGGTGGATGCACTAACTGCCGATCTCAGCAGTGAGAGAGAGGTGTATTCTCGTGTTCTTCGTGAGAAAGATCTGATTCAGCAGGAGCTCGACAACCACATGGAGGAGATAAAACGTCTGACATCAACTCTTCTTGCTCTGGAGAAGAATATATCAGAGACTCATGAGGAACTCCTCCAACTGCAGACAGAGCACAAACTACTTCGCGAATACAAAGAAAAGATGGAAAGAAGTCTTGCAGCGTTAGAAAGAGACAAGGCCTCCGCAGAGAGAAGCTTGACGCAGTCATCACAACAGATAGAAGGTCTGACGAGAGAAATCACAGAACTTGTTGCAGACAAGAAGAAAATCCAGAATGAGAGAACTCAGCAGGCAGTGGAGATTACAGAATTGCAAAAAGAAGTGGCTCAGCTCAGTGCCACCATTTCCAATCTACAAAAGCAAGAAGAAATTTTGCAGCTGAGGATTTCCGAGCTAGGAAAAAGTAACACGGATGCTCGAGAGAAGCAAGAGCAATTGTTGATAGAGTTCAATGCTTTGgttgaagagaaaaaggagagagaaatcgtCCTTGATGAGTTACTGAAGGAGAAATTTTCAGTCACAGAGAGTCTCGAAGAGTCCTTGAGGCAACAAGAGGAGCAAGGGAGAAAGATGGAGGAAATAGCCATTGAGAAGGCTGAGATAGAGCAGGTGAAGATCAAGCTGGAGGCTGAAATCTTCCAGTTGCATGAAGAGATGAGCAAGCTAAGGGCCACTGCATCTACACTGCAAGAATCATGTCTAGAACATGAAAAGAACAATATCCAACTCCAATCGGAAGCCATCCAAAACAGAGATGCTCTTGAACGTGTTGCTCTTGAGAAGGATGATGCTCTGAAGCTACTTGATAAGGAGAAAAAGGAGTTGTCTATCCTGAGATTGAAAATTCTGGAACTGGAGAAGAAAGTGGAGGAGACCAAAGAAGAACTTGCTCAGCTAAGTACAGAACGTGATGGGCTAgttgaagagaagaaagaagggggcAGAAGCCTTCAATTGCTAAATGAGGAGAAGGCTTCATTGCAGATGGCCCTATCAGAAGCCCAACAAGGTCTTGAGGATCTGCAGGTTAAGATGACATCCACAAACAAGTTGTCTGAGCAAACCTTATCCATGTTGAAGGACACTGTAAACCTAGTGCGTGGACCTGTACAGGATAAGAAGGATGGTAAGGGAGAAGCAATTTTTGATGCAGAGAAAAACAATGGAGAGATTCGACCCTTTGCAGCAGAGTTAGAAGTAATCAAGAGAGCCTTTAGAAATAGAGAAGCAAAGGTGGAGTACTTGTCCCAACAAATCAAGTCCCTTGAGAACTCTGTAATGGAGGCACAGAAGAGGAAGGGCTTCTGGACGTTGCTTTCCTCTGCGACAACAATTTTTGCTGCAGCATCTGTGGCCTATGTTGCTAGGGGACGCTAA